The Pseudomonas sp. LFM046 region TGATCGCTGCGTTAATAGTTTCATTTTTCGTGCGTTGGCAGTTGTCTGTTTTTATTTTTTTGGTGGTCGCTTCTATTACTCCAGTCAATCCGCTTAGAAACAAGAGATTTGTATACGTCTCGCTGATTCTTGTTGCTGTCTCTCTGGTTTATTTTCTTGTGCGTGATAGTTTTAGTTATATTAACGTTGTGGCTGAGCAGGGCGCACTTTCTGATTCTGGTAGTGGTGTGTACTCGGCGCTCATAGCGCTTCAGGATAAAGGTCTTTATTTCTTGGCATTTATCCCGAAGTCGTTGCATGCGATGTTTGGTTATATATTCAAGATTCGGGATTTATTTGCTCCTGCAAACATATATAATGATGTTTTTGTTGCATTGCATTGCTGGGTGTTCTTTATAATGTTTGGCTTTGCCCTGGTTGTGGGGAGGGTGAAGTTGAGGGATGATCTTGTCTTTATTGCGATTATCTACTGTGTTGTTTTCGTTTTAACGCCAATTTTTTCGCCTAGGTATTTTTATCCAGTCTTCTTCCTGCTGTGTTTGGTGCTCTCTAGGAGGAGTGAGGCTGTGAAATTAGATAACGTCTAAGGTTTATTATGTCTCATAACATCTTGCTGGTGACGCACGTGACTCCCGACTCCATATACGGGGCCGGTTCAAGCTTGCGTCAGCACATGGAGCTGATGGCGGATCAAGAGGTATCGATTCTCTTGCCTGTGCATCGGAAAATTAAGTCGCCGGCGAATGGGTTGCGAGTTTTCAAGTTTTTCTGCCCGATAACGTATAATAATGACGAGCGACATGGGTTTGTTCGGCGAATCATATTGTCGGGTGGGTCGAGGCTGGCATTCTGGCTGAGTTCTCCCCTGGTCTTCTTCAGGTTGATGAGGATAAAGCCGGATGTCGTTCATCTGAATAGCTTGGTATTGTCCGATTTCTTGTTGTTGCTTGGACTGTATAAAGTATTTAGAAAGGTGGCTGTTGTTTCTCATGTAAGAGAGATGCTCAGCTTTGAGATGAGCGCCTATCAGAAGTGGCTTGTTTCTGTCTGCGATCATCTGGTTTTTATTGATCATGCGGTTGAGAAGCGCTTCCACGAGGTCGTTGGAGCACCGAAAGCAAGTGACGTCGTGCAAAACCCGTTTAGTGGCGCAAGTGCTGACTATAAGCTGCCGACCTCATTGCAGTTTCTGAAAAGTGAAAGCCGTATTGTCTACGCGATCGCAGGGCGGATCGAAGATGGCAAAGGAGTCCTTGAGATTTGCCAAGAATTCGCGAGGTCTCAACTGAGGAATTCGCTCCTGGTGATCGTTGGAGGGGGGAGCGAACCCTACGTTCAGAAGATCAAGGAGGCTGAAAGCGATTCCAATGGATGCGTGAGATATGTGGGGCAAATCGACAATCTCCAAGCGTCCGGTTTCTTTAGTGAGATCGACTTTCTGGTCAGGGGAGAGCCGTTTTTTTGTACTGGTCGGACTGTTTATGAGGCCCTTTACTCGGGAGCCTCGGTAGTATTGCCGGGCAGTGAGCGAAATCTCGAGATGGATACTGTTCTGGCGGATTTCAAGGAATATGTCGAATTTTATGAGCCTCGTGATTTTTCTCGAATGATTGAACTCGTTCGAGAGAACGAGGACCGTAACATGAAGGGTTCGAGTAGGATATCCCACTGTAATTATGAGGATTACTCGAAGGCTATCGCTTCAATTTACAGCAAGGTGGTTGAATGAGCATTAAGAAGGCGTTGATTACTGGTGTGACCGGGCAGGATGGCTCATATTTGGCGGAGTTTCTCCTTGAGAAAGGATACGAAGTCCACGGTATAAAGCGTCGTGCATCCTCCTTCAATACACAGCGCATTGACCACATTTATCAGGACCCGCATGTCGAGGGGCAGCGTTTCGTTCTGCACTATGGTGACCTTAGCGACTCTTCGAACCTTATCAGGATTATCAAAGAGGTCGAGCCGGACGAAATCTATAATCTGGGCGCTCAATCGCATGTGGCTGTGAGTTTTGAGTCGCCTGAATACACCGCGGACGTGGACGCAATGGGGACCCTGCGCATTCTGGAGGCCATTCGCCTGCTAGGGTTGGAGAAAAAGACGCGGTTTTACCAAGCGTCGACTTCCGAATTGTATGGCCTTGTCCAAGAAATTCCGCAGAAGGAGACAACGCCATTCTATCCGCGCTCGCCCTATGCTGTTGCAAAACTCTATGCTTATTGGATAACCGTAAATTATAGAGAAGCCTATGGCATGTATGCTTGCAACGGCATACTTTTCAATCATGAGTCACCGCGGCGCGGTGAGACTTTCGTTACCAGAAAGATAACTCGTGGTCTGGCAAATATCGGGCAAGGCCTCGAAAGCTGTTTGTATATGGGGAATATGGACGCCCTTCGTGATTGGGGGCATGCGAAGGACTATGTTCGTATGCAATGGATGATGCTTCAGCAGGATCAGCCAGAGGATTTTGTGATAGCCACTGGCGTGCAATATTCCGTGCGCGAATTCATTCGTTGGTCTGCAGCCGAATTGGGAATAACCTTGAGCTTCCGCGGAGAGGGAGTCAATGAGGAGGCGGTCGTCGAGGCTGTCATTGGCGACAAGGCGCCAGCGCTCAAGGTCGGTGACGTAATCGTCAAGGTCGACCCGCGCTATTTCCGCCCTGCGGAAGTAGAGACTTTGTTAGGTGACCCAAGCAAGGCCAAGGAGAAACTGGGTTGGGTTCCCGAGATCAGCGTGCAAGAGATGTGCGCAGAGATGGTGCGGGAAGACCTCAAGGTAGCGCAGCGACATGCCCTACTGAAGCAGCATGGCCATGACGTGTCGATGTCAGTGGAGACTTGAAAATGGCGCGTGATTTGAATCAGGTCATATTTGTAGCTGGGCACCGTGGCATGGTTGGTTCTGCCATCGTTCGCCGCCTGAAGGCGGTTGGCTACAACAATATCGTTACTGCTGATCGTGACCAGCTTGATCTTTTGGATCAATCCGCGGTTCGGGATTTTTTTGAAAAGGCCCGAATTGATCAGGTTTATCTGGCTGCGGCCAAGGTCGGTGGAATACACGCCAACAACAGTTTTCCGGCGGAATTCATCTATCAGAATCTGGTAATACAGACCAACATTGTTCACGCCGCGCACTCCAAAGCCGTTCAGCGACTCTTGTTTCTCGGGTCTTCGTGCATTTACCCCAAGCATGCCGATCAGCCAATTGAGGAGAGTGCGCTGCTCACTGGTGTTCTTGAGCAAACGAACGAGCCGTATGCGATTGCCAAGATTGCGGGCATAAAGCTTTGTGAGAGCTACAACCGGCAATATGGTCGAGATTATCGTAGTGTTATGCCGACCAATCTCTATGGCCCGAATGACAATTTCCATCCCGAAAATAGCCATGTAATTCCTGCATTGCTTCGACGCTTTCACGAAGCCAAGCAGCGCGAGGATGCGGAGGTTGTCATTTGGGGCAGCGGCAGACCTATGCGCGAATTCCTGCATGTGGACGATATGGCAGCAGCCAGCGTGCATGTGATGGAGTTGGATAGAGAAACCTATGAATCACATACTCAGCCTATGCTTTCGCATATCAATGTTGGTAGTGGCATCGATTGCACGATTCGTGAGCTGGCGGAGACTGTCGCTAATGTTACCGGCTTCAGCGGGCGCCTGATTTTCGACTCCAGCAAGCCCGACGGTACTCCCCGCAAGCTGATGGATGTATCGCGCCTGCGGCGCCTTGGCTGGGAGGCGAGTATCAGTTTGCAGGATGGCCTGCGAGACGCTTATGCCTGGTATATCGATAACGTTGAAAAGGCGCGCAGCTGACTCTTTCCGGATTACTGCGTGCGACGTATGCGCTACCGCTCACATTGACCTCGGCGCACCAGGAGGCGGCATGTGGTTGAGTAATGAAACGTTCCGAACGGTGGTCGCGTCTGCACCCTTGGTATCGATTGACCTAGTGGTGAAAAACGAGGGGGGTGAGGTTCTGCTGGGCCAACGCCTGAATCGTCCCGCTCAAGGGTTCTGGTTCGTGCCAGGTGGTCGGATTCTGAAAGGTGAAAGCCTGG contains the following coding sequences:
- a CDS encoding glycosyltransferase family 4 protein; protein product: MTPDSIYGAGSSLRQHMELMADQEVSILLPVHRKIKSPANGLRVFKFFCPITYNNDERHGFVRRIILSGGSRLAFWLSSPLVFFRLMRIKPDVVHLNSLVLSDFLLLLGLYKVFRKVAVVSHVREMLSFEMSAYQKWLVSVCDHLVFIDHAVEKRFHEVVGAPKASDVVQNPFSGASADYKLPTSLQFLKSESRIVYAIAGRIEDGKGVLEICQEFARSQLRNSLLVIVGGGSEPYVQKIKEAESDSNGCVRYVGQIDNLQASGFFSEIDFLVRGEPFFCTGRTVYEALYSGASVVLPGSERNLEMDTVLADFKEYVEFYEPRDFSRMIELVRENEDRNMKGSSRISHCNYEDYSKAIASIYSKVVE
- the gmd gene encoding GDP-mannose 4,6-dehydratase, which translates into the protein MSIKKALITGVTGQDGSYLAEFLLEKGYEVHGIKRRASSFNTQRIDHIYQDPHVEGQRFVLHYGDLSDSSNLIRIIKEVEPDEIYNLGAQSHVAVSFESPEYTADVDAMGTLRILEAIRLLGLEKKTRFYQASTSELYGLVQEIPQKETTPFYPRSPYAVAKLYAYWITVNYREAYGMYACNGILFNHESPRRGETFVTRKITRGLANIGQGLESCLYMGNMDALRDWGHAKDYVRMQWMMLQQDQPEDFVIATGVQYSVREFIRWSAAELGITLSFRGEGVNEEAVVEAVIGDKAPALKVGDVIVKVDPRYFRPAEVETLLGDPSKAKEKLGWVPEISVQEMCAEMVREDLKVAQRHALLKQHGHDVSMSVET
- a CDS encoding GDP-L-fucose synthase, with the protein product MARDLNQVIFVAGHRGMVGSAIVRRLKAVGYNNIVTADRDQLDLLDQSAVRDFFEKARIDQVYLAAAKVGGIHANNSFPAEFIYQNLVIQTNIVHAAHSKAVQRLLFLGSSCIYPKHADQPIEESALLTGVLEQTNEPYAIAKIAGIKLCESYNRQYGRDYRSVMPTNLYGPNDNFHPENSHVIPALLRRFHEAKQREDAEVVIWGSGRPMREFLHVDDMAAASVHVMELDRETYESHTQPMLSHINVGSGIDCTIRELAETVANVTGFSGRLIFDSSKPDGTPRKLMDVSRLRRLGWEASISLQDGLRDAYAWYIDNVEKARS